A genomic stretch from Mycobacterium cookii includes:
- a CDS encoding sulfotransferase family protein produces MDPFDLAAVLVDAQRKESLTDWGPGDFERPLDALLADYVHADLNDIGVLILRAGIVHSLRMRLRAQEWIRRNPEILTERIVAPVVVVGMMRSGTTLLQRLLAADPRFHCAYGWEVVEAVPRLDYSFTGVDPRIAISEGREAKSRELAPDLFAIHPMYAREAEEEIVFLADAFLSHVPESGAHLPNYRSWLDAQDFTPAYTYLRRMLQFLQWQKRQRGVTAERWVLKSPAHLGYLGELRAQFGDLHIVHMHRDPRATIASGASLNATLHTMHADTVDVDRVGAQWLQRMGWTNDRAMAVRDHWDRETGGVAARVTDIAFDDAVADPIGQVARVYDAIGLPLTVEAEAAMRRWLEERPREAARPPYGLADYGLKPEQVDERFALYNKRFEQYVGK; encoded by the coding sequence GTGGACCCGTTCGATCTGGCCGCCGTGCTCGTCGATGCCCAGCGCAAGGAGTCGCTGACAGACTGGGGGCCAGGAGATTTCGAGCGGCCCCTGGATGCGCTGCTGGCCGACTATGTCCACGCCGACCTCAACGACATCGGCGTGCTCATCCTGCGCGCGGGCATCGTGCACAGCCTGCGCATGCGACTGCGTGCTCAGGAGTGGATTCGCCGGAACCCGGAGATTCTCACCGAACGCATCGTCGCGCCGGTCGTCGTGGTCGGGATGATGCGCAGCGGCACCACGCTGTTGCAGCGGTTGTTGGCCGCCGACCCACGCTTCCACTGTGCGTACGGCTGGGAAGTCGTCGAAGCCGTGCCCCGTCTGGACTATTCGTTCACCGGCGTCGATCCGCGGATCGCGATCAGCGAAGGACGCGAAGCCAAGTCCCGCGAGTTGGCGCCCGACCTGTTCGCCATTCATCCGATGTATGCCCGGGAGGCCGAGGAGGAGATCGTCTTCCTGGCCGACGCGTTCTTGTCGCATGTCCCCGAATCCGGCGCGCACCTGCCGAACTACCGATCCTGGCTCGACGCACAGGATTTCACCCCTGCTTACACGTATCTGCGCCGGATGTTGCAGTTCTTGCAGTGGCAGAAACGGCAGCGCGGCGTCACCGCGGAGCGTTGGGTGCTCAAGTCGCCGGCCCACCTCGGCTATCTCGGCGAGTTGCGGGCACAGTTCGGCGACCTGCACATCGTGCATATGCATCGTGATCCGCGCGCGACGATCGCCTCGGGGGCCAGCCTGAACGCAACGCTGCATACGATGCATGCCGACACAGTGGACGTCGACCGGGTGGGCGCGCAGTGGTTGCAGCGGATGGGCTGGACCAACGACCGCGCGATGGCAGTACGTGACCACTGGGACCGCGAAACCGGCGGAGTCGCCGCGCGGGTGACCGACATCGCTTTCGACGACGCCGTCGCCGACCCGATCGGCCAGGTGGCCCGGGTCTACGACGCCATCGGCCTGCCGCTGACCGTCGAGGCCGAAGCGGCGATGCGGCGCTGGTTGGAAGAACGCCCGCGCGAGGCGGCGCGCCCACCGTACGGTCTGGCGGACTACGGCCTGAAGCCGGAGCAAGTGGACGAGCGATTCGCATTGTACAACAAGCGTTTTGAACAATATGTCGGGAAATGA
- a CDS encoding D-alanyl-D-alanine carboxypeptidase family protein, whose translation MPLLRTASCLAAAGFLLTAPALLGMPVAQAEPAVVHDMCPFKVATPPAVDSSEVPQAGDPPLPLPVPPSPVGGNALGNCGVVTAAGTPPVPGDVSADAWVVADLDSGAIIAARDAHGRHRPASVIKVLVAMASLRELNLNKTVDGTPDDAAAEGTRVGVAPGGTYTVNQLLHGLLMHSGNDAAHSLAVQLGGMPVALEKINALAARLGGKDTRAATPSGLDGPGMSTSAYDIGLFYRYAWENPTFADIVHTQKFDFPGHADHPGYELENDNQLLYHYPGALGGKTGYTDDAGQTFVGAANRDGRRLMAVLLHGTRQPIAPWQQAAHLLDYGFSTAPGTRVGTLIEPDPSLAIPKAAEPGNPAAGAAANAAALIPAADALPVRVGVAVIGTVVVFGLIMVARSMNRRPQH comes from the coding sequence ATGCCTCTGTTACGTACTGCGTCATGCCTGGCAGCGGCCGGTTTCCTGCTGACCGCACCGGCTCTGCTCGGCATGCCCGTTGCGCAAGCCGAACCCGCTGTCGTCCACGACATGTGCCCGTTCAAGGTGGCCACCCCGCCGGCGGTCGACTCGTCGGAAGTCCCGCAAGCCGGCGACCCGCCGCTGCCGCTGCCGGTGCCCCCGTCGCCGGTCGGCGGTAATGCGCTCGGCAACTGCGGCGTCGTCACCGCCGCCGGCACGCCTCCGGTGCCTGGCGACGTCTCCGCGGACGCCTGGGTGGTGGCCGACCTGGACAGCGGCGCCATCATCGCCGCGCGGGACGCGCATGGTCGTCACCGCCCGGCCAGTGTCATCAAGGTGCTCGTCGCAATGGCGTCACTGCGCGAGCTCAACCTCAACAAGACCGTCGACGGCACGCCTGACGATGCCGCCGCGGAGGGCACCCGGGTCGGCGTTGCCCCGGGTGGCACCTACACCGTCAACCAGTTGCTACACGGCCTGCTGATGCATTCCGGCAACGACGCCGCGCACTCACTGGCCGTGCAACTGGGCGGCATGCCGGTCGCGCTGGAGAAGATCAATGCGCTGGCCGCCAGGCTCGGCGGCAAGGACACCCGCGCAGCGACGCCGTCGGGCCTGGACGGCCCGGGCATGAGCACGTCGGCCTACGACATCGGGCTGTTCTACCGATACGCCTGGGAGAACCCCACTTTCGCCGACATCGTGCACACCCAGAAGTTCGACTTTCCCGGCCACGCCGACCACCCCGGCTACGAGCTGGAGAACGACAACCAGCTGCTGTACCACTATCCCGGCGCGCTCGGCGGCAAGACCGGCTACACCGACGACGCCGGCCAGACGTTCGTCGGCGCCGCGAACCGGGACGGGCGGCGCCTGATGGCTGTGCTGCTGCACGGCACCCGCCAGCCGATAGCCCCGTGGCAACAGGCGGCCCATCTGCTGGACTACGGTTTCTCGACCGCGCCCGGGACCCGGGTCGGAACGCTGATCGAGCCCGACCCGTCGCTGGCCATACCCAAGGCCGCCGAACCGGGCAACCCCGCCGCCGGGGCCGCCGCCAACGCGGCCGCGCTGATCCCCGCCGCCGATGCGCTGCCGGTTAGGGTCGGCGTCGCGGTAATCGGTACGGTCGTCGTGTTCGGCTTGATTATGGTGGCTCGCTCGATGAACCGGCGGCCGCAGCACTAG
- a CDS encoding SMP-30/gluconolactonase/LRE family protein — protein MPKPPIDPIRWQPPPSRPLPEPDLTATLHIVDVPGTAAEDVVADAHGNIWTGVEDGRIIRIGPDGGSVDVVTDTGGRPLGLAVARDGRLLICDSHRGLLRYDPSTGTMETLVAEVDGRPLTFCSNVVESSYGTIYFTESTSRFHYEYYKGSIIEGRGCGSLFRLDADGTVTELASGLYFANGVTLTADESALVYAESSACRVSKYWLTGDRAGTIEPLANELPGYPDNISTGLDGRIWVALVSDRNALNEWLGPRAPVIRAAMWRLLPYSWLPNPKSTVWVVAFDPDNGHVVAQLHTQHPEFGLATGVVETPGRLWLGRIAGPGICYLPIDNNKFVQHP, from the coding sequence TTGCCTAAGCCGCCTATCGATCCGATCCGGTGGCAACCGCCGCCGTCGCGGCCGCTGCCCGAGCCCGACCTGACCGCGACGCTGCACATCGTCGACGTGCCGGGCACCGCCGCCGAGGATGTGGTCGCCGACGCCCACGGCAACATCTGGACCGGCGTCGAAGACGGCCGGATCATCCGCATCGGCCCCGACGGCGGCTCCGTTGACGTGGTCACCGACACCGGCGGCCGGCCGCTGGGTCTGGCCGTCGCGCGGGACGGCCGGCTGTTGATCTGCGACAGCCACCGCGGCCTGCTCCGCTACGACCCCAGCACCGGGACCATGGAAACACTCGTCGCCGAAGTCGACGGACGGCCCTTGACGTTCTGCTCCAACGTCGTCGAATCATCATACGGCACAATATATTTCACCGAATCGACCAGTCGCTTTCACTACGAGTACTACAAGGGCTCGATCATCGAGGGCCGCGGATGCGGGTCGCTGTTCCGGCTCGACGCCGATGGCACGGTGACCGAACTCGCGTCCGGTCTCTACTTCGCCAACGGGGTGACGCTGACCGCCGACGAATCGGCTTTGGTATACGCAGAGAGCTCGGCCTGCCGGGTGTCCAAGTACTGGCTGACCGGCGACCGCGCTGGCACGATCGAGCCACTGGCGAACGAGCTGCCGGGCTATCCGGACAACATCTCCACCGGTCTCGACGGCCGGATCTGGGTGGCCCTGGTCTCAGACCGCAACGCGCTGAACGAATGGCTGGGGCCTCGCGCGCCGGTCATCCGCGCTGCGATGTGGCGGCTGCTGCCGTACAGCTGGCTACCCAACCCGAAGTCAACGGTGTGGGTGGTCGCGTTCGACCCCGACAACGGCCACGTGGTGGCCCAGTTGCACACCCAGCATCCGGAATTCGGCCTGGCCACCGGCGTGGTGGAGACACCGGGGCGATTGTGGCTCGGTCGCATCGCCGGGCCCGGCATTTGTTACCTCCCCATTGACAACAACAAATTTGTGCAACATCCGTAA
- a CDS encoding thymidine phosphorylase: protein MSFDAPTVIRTKRDGRRLSDEAIDWVIDGYTHGRIAAEQMSALLMAVFLRGMDYGETARWTAAMVASGERLDFTALRRGGNPLPTVDKHSTGGVGDKITLPLVSVVAACGAAVPQASGRGLGHTGGTLDKLESIAGFSGVVSNDQVRQQLHDVGAAIFAAGQLAPADAKLYALRDITGTVESLPLIASSVMSKKIAEGAGALVLDVKVGSGAFMQSEPLARELAETMVALGAEHGLPTCALLTDMNRPLGAAVGNALEVAEALEVLAGGGPADVVELTVCLAREMLALAGIDGCDPAQTLQDGTAMDRFRALIAAQGGDLAIPLPVGKYSETVTAARSGTMGDIDAMAVGLAVWRLGAGRSRPGEVVQSGAGLQIHRQPGSPVAAGEPLFTLYTDTPERFEQAMAELNAGFTIGHSPPTRRSLVIDRITS, encoded by the coding sequence GTGAGTTTCGACGCTCCGACGGTGATCCGGACCAAACGCGACGGCCGCCGGCTGTCCGACGAGGCGATCGACTGGGTGATCGACGGCTACACCCACGGGCGGATTGCCGCCGAACAGATGTCGGCGCTGCTGATGGCGGTGTTCCTGCGCGGCATGGACTACGGCGAGACCGCGCGATGGACAGCGGCCATGGTGGCCTCCGGAGAGCGGCTGGACTTCACCGCTCTGCGCCGCGGCGGCAATCCACTGCCGACCGTCGACAAACATTCCACCGGCGGCGTGGGTGACAAGATCACGCTGCCGCTGGTGTCGGTGGTCGCCGCGTGCGGCGCCGCGGTGCCGCAAGCGTCCGGTCGCGGACTCGGCCACACCGGCGGCACCCTGGACAAGCTGGAATCGATCGCCGGGTTCTCCGGCGTGGTGTCCAACGATCAAGTGCGTCAACAACTTCACGACGTCGGTGCGGCCATCTTCGCGGCCGGGCAGCTGGCGCCCGCTGATGCCAAGCTCTACGCGCTGCGCGACATCACCGGGACGGTCGAGTCGCTGCCGCTGATCGCGAGCTCGGTGATGAGCAAGAAGATCGCCGAAGGTGCCGGCGCTCTGGTGCTCGACGTCAAGGTCGGCTCCGGTGCCTTCATGCAGTCCGAACCGTTGGCGCGCGAGCTCGCCGAAACGATGGTTGCGCTGGGCGCCGAGCACGGGCTGCCGACCTGCGCGCTGCTGACCGACATGAACCGCCCGCTGGGCGCGGCTGTCGGCAACGCGCTCGAAGTCGCCGAGGCGCTCGAAGTGCTGGCCGGCGGCGGCCCGGCCGACGTGGTCGAGCTGACCGTGTGCCTGGCCCGTGAGATGCTCGCGCTCGCCGGGATCGACGGGTGCGATCCCGCACAGACGTTGCAGGACGGCACCGCGATGGACCGGTTTCGCGCGCTGATCGCCGCGCAGGGCGGCGACTTGGCCATACCGTTGCCGGTTGGTAAGTACTCCGAAACCGTGACCGCCGCCCGAAGCGGCACAATGGGCGATATCGATGCGATGGCAGTGGGGCTGGCGGTGTGGCGGCTCGGAGCGGGCAGGTCCCGGCCGGGCGAAGTGGTCCAGTCCGGCGCCGGCCTCCAGATCCACCGGCAACCCGGAAGCCCGGTGGCCGCCGGCGAGCCGCTGTTCACGCTCTACACCGATACCCCCGAACGTTTCGAGCAGGCGATGGCCGAGCTGAACGCGGGTTTCACGATCGGCCACAGCCCGCCCACTCGGCGGTCGCTCGTCATCGATCGGATCACGTCGTGA
- a CDS encoding adenosine deaminase codes for MTTPPSLETIKRAPKALLHDHLDGGLRPATVIDIAGQTGYDGLPATDVDELALWFRTASHSGSLERYLEPFSHTVAVMQTPEALHRVACECVEDLAADAVVYAEVRFAPELHINRGLSFDAVVEAVLAGFADGEKAAAAAGNPIVVRCLVTAMRHAALSREIAELAIRFRDRGVVGFDIAGAEAGYPPTRHLDAFEYMRNNNARFTIHAGEAFGLPSIQEAIAFCGADRLGHGVRIVDDMDVSGDGSVRLGRLASILRDKRIPLEMCPSSNVQTGAVASIAEHPFDLLARTRFRVTVNTDNRLMSDTTMTREMALLVEAFGYGWTDLQRFTINAMKSAFIPFDERLAIIDEVIKPRYAVLIG; via the coding sequence GTGACGACGCCGCCGAGCCTGGAGACGATCAAACGAGCGCCGAAGGCGCTGCTGCACGATCACCTCGACGGCGGCCTGCGCCCGGCGACCGTGATCGACATCGCCGGACAGACCGGATATGACGGCCTGCCCGCCACCGACGTCGACGAGCTCGCCCTGTGGTTTCGCACCGCGTCGCACAGTGGCTCGCTGGAGCGCTACCTCGAACCGTTCTCGCACACCGTCGCGGTGATGCAGACTCCCGAGGCGCTGCACCGAGTGGCCTGCGAATGCGTCGAAGACCTGGCCGCCGATGCGGTGGTCTACGCCGAGGTACGGTTCGCGCCCGAATTGCACATCAACCGTGGGCTGTCGTTCGACGCTGTCGTCGAGGCGGTGCTGGCCGGTTTCGCCGACGGGGAGAAGGCCGCCGCGGCGGCGGGGAATCCGATCGTCGTGCGCTGCCTGGTCACCGCGATGCGTCACGCCGCGCTGTCCCGGGAGATCGCCGAGTTGGCGATCCGCTTCCGCGACAGAGGCGTGGTCGGGTTCGACATCGCCGGCGCCGAAGCCGGCTACCCACCGACCCGGCACCTGGATGCCTTCGAGTACATGCGAAACAACAACGCCCGCTTCACCATTCATGCGGGTGAGGCGTTCGGGCTGCCGTCCATCCAGGAGGCGATCGCATTCTGCGGCGCCGACCGGCTGGGGCACGGGGTGCGGATCGTCGACGACATGGACGTGTCGGGCGACGGCTCGGTGCGACTGGGCCGGCTCGCATCGATCCTGCGGGACAAGCGGATTCCGCTCGAGATGTGCCCGAGTTCCAACGTGCAGACCGGCGCGGTCGCCAGCATCGCCGAGCATCCGTTCGACCTGCTGGCCCGAACCCGATTCCGGGTCACCGTCAACACCGACAACCGGCTGATGAGTGATACCACGATGACTCGTGAGATGGCGCTTCTCGTCGAGGCATTCGGCTACGGCTGGACCGATCTGCAGCGGTTCACCATCAACGCGATGAAGTCGGCGTTCATCCCGTTCGACGAGCGGTTGGCGATCATCGACGAGGTGATCAAGCCGCGCTACGCCGTGCTCATCGGCTAG
- a CDS encoding cytidine deaminase, giving the protein MGGIANVTDAIDWKRLRDEAIRASKGAYAKYSKFPVGAAALVDNGRIITGCNVENASYGLGLCAECAVACALYTTGGGGTLVALVCVDGRGELLMPCGRCRQVLMEHGGPDMLIDHPDGAKPLGELLPDAFGAKDIDAYRQDSG; this is encoded by the coding sequence ATGGGTGGTATCGCGAACGTGACCGACGCAATCGACTGGAAAAGGCTGCGGGATGAGGCAATCCGTGCGTCAAAGGGGGCGTACGCCAAGTATTCGAAGTTCCCGGTGGGCGCGGCCGCGTTGGTCGACAACGGCCGGATCATCACCGGCTGCAATGTCGAGAATGCCTCCTATGGGCTGGGTCTGTGCGCCGAGTGCGCGGTGGCGTGCGCGTTGTATACGACTGGCGGCGGCGGCACGCTGGTGGCACTGGTCTGCGTCGACGGTCGAGGCGAACTGCTGATGCCGTGCGGTCGGTGCCGTCAGGTGTTGATGGAGCACGGCGGACCCGACATGCTCATCGACCACCCCGACGGGGCGAAGCCGCTCGGTGAATTGCTGCCCGATGCATTCGGTGCAAAGGATATCGACGCCTACCGGCAGGACAGCGGGTGA
- a CDS encoding nuclear transport factor 2 family protein, with the protein MTNSAQEITNLIYRYAELLDGGDLDGVAGLFAHGRICGVENGPPETVFEGAAGVRKMYEMATRIYDDGTPKTRHNTSNLQLEIDEAQGTAHSRSYYCVTQATPDLPLQVIVTGHYKDTFHRLDGVWWFDSRIMFVDQVGDVSHHLKF; encoded by the coding sequence ATGACTAATAGCGCGCAGGAGATCACCAACCTGATCTACCGCTACGCCGAACTCCTCGACGGCGGCGACTTGGACGGCGTGGCCGGGCTGTTCGCGCACGGGCGCATCTGCGGAGTCGAGAACGGACCGCCGGAGACGGTGTTCGAGGGAGCCGCCGGAGTGCGCAAGATGTATGAGATGGCCACCCGGATCTACGATGACGGCACCCCGAAGACCAGACACAACACCAGCAATCTGCAACTCGAGATCGACGAGGCGCAGGGCACCGCACACAGCAGGTCCTACTACTGCGTCACACAGGCCACGCCCGATTTGCCGCTACAGGTCATCGTGACCGGACATTACAAAGACACGTTTCACCGGTTGGACGGCGTGTGGTGGTTCGACAGTCGCATCATGTTCGTCGACCAGGTCGGCGATGTCAGCCATCACCTGAAGTTCTGA
- a CDS encoding MOSC domain-containing protein: MHVLSVNVARLSTNPDPRAQSNLTGIDKRPVAEPVQVRPPGQTQDDASGLVGDHIGNTRFHGKSDQAVYAYAREDLDSWEAQLGVTLDNGMFGENLTTVGVDLTQTRIGERWRIGTGTLLLEVSAPRTPCRTFAAFLNRPHWIRTFTEAGVPGAYFRVLSSGQVQAGDAITIEHRPDHNVTIGLAFAARMKDPSLVPELLKADALSAELKSFARQRVT; this comes from the coding sequence GTGCACGTCTTGTCAGTTAATGTGGCCCGGCTCAGCACAAACCCCGATCCGCGCGCGCAGTCGAATCTGACGGGTATCGACAAGCGTCCCGTCGCCGAGCCCGTCCAGGTACGCCCGCCTGGCCAGACGCAAGATGATGCCAGCGGTCTGGTCGGCGACCACATCGGAAATACCAGGTTTCACGGCAAATCCGACCAAGCCGTCTACGCCTACGCCCGCGAAGACCTCGACAGCTGGGAAGCGCAACTCGGGGTCACGCTCGACAACGGAATGTTCGGCGAAAACCTCACCACCGTCGGTGTCGACCTGACCCAGACCCGGATCGGCGAACGATGGCGGATCGGGACCGGCACGCTGCTTCTCGAAGTCTCCGCCCCGCGCACACCGTGCCGGACCTTCGCGGCCTTCCTGAACCGGCCGCACTGGATCAGGACGTTCACCGAAGCCGGGGTGCCCGGGGCGTATTTCCGCGTGCTGTCCTCGGGTCAGGTGCAAGCGGGTGATGCAATCACGATCGAGCACCGCCCCGACCACAACGTCACCATCGGGCTGGCCTTTGCGGCCCGGATGAAAGACCCGAGCCTGGTTCCGGAGTTGTTGAAGGCCGACGCGCTGTCGGCCGAGCTGAAAAGCTTCGCACGGCAACGGGTTACATGA
- a CDS encoding aspartate aminotransferase family protein, whose product MTDHLWLHFARQSPGVSPPIITRGEGVTIFDDAGKSYLDGLSALFTVQVGHGRAELAQAAARQAETLAFFPLWGYATPPAIELSERLARYAPGDLNRVFFTSGGTEAVETAWKVAKQFFKLTGKPGKHKVISRAVAYHGTTQGALAITGLPKYKAPFEPVTPGGFRVPNTNFYRAPEPFDADAKAFGRWAADRIAEAIEFEGPDTVAAVFLEPVQNAGGSIPPPPGYFERVREICDHYDVLLVSDEVICAFGRIGSMFACTDFGYVPDMITCAKGMTSGYSPLGAMIASERLFEPFYGTDTMFAHGYTFGGHPVSTAVALANLDIFEREGLNDRVRQQSPALRATLEKLYDLPIVGDVRGEGYFFGIELVKDKSSKQTFDADEKRALLGRVSAGLFEAGLYCRTDDRGDSVIQLAPPLISGQAEFDTIEAIVRGVLTQESGAIA is encoded by the coding sequence ATGACTGATCACCTCTGGCTGCACTTCGCCCGGCAGAGTCCCGGCGTCAGCCCGCCGATCATCACCCGCGGCGAGGGCGTAACGATCTTCGACGACGCCGGCAAGAGCTACCTGGACGGCCTGTCGGCTCTGTTCACGGTGCAGGTTGGTCACGGCCGCGCCGAGCTCGCGCAGGCCGCCGCTCGTCAGGCCGAGACACTGGCGTTCTTCCCACTGTGGGGATACGCGACGCCGCCGGCCATCGAGCTCTCCGAGCGGCTGGCCCGCTACGCTCCGGGCGATCTCAACCGGGTGTTCTTCACCAGCGGCGGCACCGAGGCGGTCGAGACGGCATGGAAAGTCGCCAAGCAGTTCTTCAAACTGACCGGCAAACCCGGTAAGCACAAGGTCATTTCGCGCGCCGTCGCCTATCACGGCACGACGCAGGGGGCACTGGCCATCACCGGCCTGCCGAAGTACAAGGCGCCGTTCGAACCGGTGACACCGGGCGGCTTTCGGGTGCCGAACACCAACTTCTATCGGGCGCCCGAACCGTTCGACGCCGACGCCAAGGCCTTTGGGCGATGGGCCGCCGACCGGATCGCCGAGGCCATCGAGTTCGAAGGACCCGACACCGTGGCCGCGGTGTTCCTCGAGCCGGTGCAGAACGCGGGCGGTTCGATACCGCCTCCGCCGGGCTACTTCGAACGGGTGCGGGAGATCTGCGACCACTACGACGTGCTGCTGGTCTCCGACGAAGTGATCTGCGCGTTCGGCCGCATCGGGTCGATGTTCGCCTGCACCGATTTCGGCTACGTGCCGGACATGATCACCTGCGCCAAGGGCATGACTTCGGGCTATTCGCCGCTGGGCGCGATGATCGCCAGCGAGCGGTTGTTCGAGCCGTTCTACGGCACCGACACGATGTTCGCGCACGGTTACACCTTCGGTGGCCATCCGGTATCCACCGCCGTCGCACTGGCCAACCTGGACATCTTCGAGCGGGAGGGCCTCAACGACCGGGTCAGGCAGCAGTCGCCCGCGCTGCGCGCCACTTTGGAGAAGCTGTACGACCTACCGATCGTCGGCGACGTCCGCGGCGAGGGCTACTTCTTCGGCATCGAGCTGGTGAAAGACAAGTCAAGCAAGCAGACCTTCGACGCCGACGAGAAGCGCGCGCTGTTGGGCCGGGTGTCCGCGGGCCTTTTCGAGGCCGGGTTGTATTGCCGCACAGACGATCGCGGCGATTCCGTCATCCAGCTCGCACCGCCGTTGATCAGCGGGCAAGCCGAATTCGACACCATCGAAGCCATCGTGCGCGGCGTGCTGACACAGGAGAGCGGCGCAATTGCCTAA
- a CDS encoding mycofactocin-coupled SDR family oxidoreductase yields the protein MGELDNTVAVITGAARGQGRSHAVALAKQGADIIAVDICADIETIPYPLATKSDLDETVQLVQDAGRKAVPVIADVRDLDGLEAGVQTGIDAVGDVDIVIANAGVVAIGDPQTRSEPLFTTIVDTNLKGVWHTLLATVPSIIRKGKGGSVVLVSSSQGLIGRGGDGSTAMFAYAASKHGVVGLMRSAANAYAQNKIRVNSVHPSGVATPMILNDFVINGMLANPNPAVSQMLLPDVPLVEPQDVTEAVLWLVSPRARYVTGITIPVDAGHVVM from the coding sequence ATGGGCGAACTAGACAACACGGTCGCGGTGATCACCGGCGCGGCACGTGGCCAGGGGCGAAGCCATGCCGTCGCCCTGGCCAAGCAGGGGGCCGACATCATCGCCGTCGACATCTGCGCCGATATCGAGACGATTCCCTACCCGCTGGCCACCAAATCCGATCTCGACGAGACCGTGCAACTGGTTCAGGACGCGGGCCGCAAGGCGGTGCCGGTGATCGCCGATGTCCGCGACCTGGATGGCCTGGAGGCCGGCGTGCAGACCGGCATCGACGCAGTCGGCGACGTCGACATCGTCATCGCCAACGCCGGAGTCGTGGCGATCGGCGATCCGCAGACCCGCTCCGAGCCGCTGTTCACCACGATCGTCGACACCAACCTCAAAGGGGTGTGGCACACGTTGCTGGCGACGGTGCCGTCGATCATCCGCAAAGGCAAGGGCGGGTCGGTCGTCCTGGTGAGCTCGTCGCAAGGCCTGATCGGCCGCGGCGGGGATGGCAGCACCGCGATGTTCGCCTACGCCGCATCCAAACACGGTGTGGTGGGACTGATGCGTTCGGCGGCAAATGCCTACGCGCAAAACAAGATCCGGGTCAACTCCGTACATCCCAGCGGAGTCGCGACACCGATGATCCTCAACGACTTCGTGATCAACGGGATGTTGGCGAATCCCAATCCGGCCGTCTCGCAGATGCTGCTGCCCGATGTGCCGCTGGTCGAGCCGCAAGACGTCACCGAAGCGGTGCTCTGGCTGGTCAGCCCGAGGGCGCGTTACGTGACGGGCATAACCATTCCGGTGGACGCCGGCCACGTCGTGATGTGA
- a CDS encoding sigma-70 family RNA polymerase sigma factor: MRKAQRSEEEPGNQAGEFEALRPHLMSVAYRLTGTVTDAEDIVQDAWLRWVGHDGEIRDLRAWLTTVVSRLGLDRLRSAAHRRESYVGQWLPEPVVTGFDGGDPLSVVVAHEDARFAAMVVLERLSPDQRVAFVLHDGFAVPFAEVAEVLGTTEAAARQLGSRARRAVAAEPPPKPDTSHNEVVGKLMAAITSGDLVATVALLHPDVTFTGDSNRKAPTAPRVIHGPDKVARFLFGLAQRYGPAFMTTSQLALVNGELGAYTAGSPGDDGYQPIMPRITVVTVRDGKVGALWDVANPDKFTGSPLRTQPTERDS; this comes from the coding sequence ATGCGGAAGGCGCAGCGTTCTGAGGAGGAGCCGGGCAATCAGGCCGGCGAATTCGAAGCGTTGCGACCGCACCTGATGTCAGTCGCTTACCGACTGACCGGCACGGTGACCGACGCCGAGGACATCGTGCAGGACGCGTGGCTGCGATGGGTAGGGCATGACGGTGAGATCCGCGATCTGCGTGCCTGGTTGACGACGGTCGTCAGCCGACTCGGTCTGGACCGGCTGCGGTCGGCTGCGCACCGCCGGGAAAGCTATGTGGGCCAATGGTTACCGGAACCGGTGGTCACCGGATTCGACGGCGGCGATCCGCTGTCGGTGGTGGTTGCCCACGAGGATGCGCGGTTTGCGGCGATGGTGGTGCTCGAACGCCTGTCGCCCGACCAGCGAGTCGCGTTCGTCCTGCACGACGGGTTTGCGGTGCCGTTCGCCGAGGTGGCAGAGGTGCTGGGCACCACAGAGGCGGCCGCTCGCCAACTGGGCTCGCGAGCACGCCGGGCGGTCGCCGCCGAGCCGCCGCCCAAACCGGATACGTCGCACAACGAGGTCGTGGGAAAGCTGATGGCCGCCATCACATCCGGTGACCTGGTCGCCACAGTCGCCCTGTTGCATCCGGACGTGACGTTTACCGGGGACTCCAACCGCAAGGCGCCGACAGCGCCCCGCGTCATCCACGGGCCGGACAAGGTGGCCCGCTTCCTGTTCGGGCTCGCGCAGCGCTACGGCCCCGCGTTCATGACGACGAGCCAGCTGGCGCTGGTCAACGGCGAACTCGGCGCGTACACCGCGGGATCCCCGGGTGATGACGGATATCAGCCGATCATGCCGCGGATCACTGTCGTCACGGTGCGCGACGGAAAGGTCGGCGCCCTATGGGATGTCGCGAACCCCGACAAGTTCACTGGTTCGCCGTTGCGGACTCAGCCCACGGAACGCGACAGCTAG